A genomic stretch from Etheostoma cragini isolate CJK2018 chromosome 8, CSU_Ecrag_1.0, whole genome shotgun sequence includes:
- the LOC117949716 gene encoding GRAM domain-containing protein 4-like, translating into MRKHLDRIRFRGQRRDEFLDLVDSPYTSDTECTEEAVTKAPVSVREAEELREAEVELHSDAQAGPGSFSAALQDDSRTDLNEVKGHLEIALLEKHFLQEELRKLKEESNVDSLRQELERERSRCTELEQKIHDVLKPRPEDSPSQTPKAPSPSPSPPPPAVSSTDKQKDTLSNSVLKWLYDRFGVYIEDFSFQPEEHTVEAEEPLSAKRLTENMRRLKRGFRPLTNFKRNLTALSSWNSVYTSAIAFIVYMYAAWHGWAVPMFLFLAILRLSLNCLIARGWRIQWSIVPEVSEPVEPPKEDLTVSEKFQLVLDVAQKAQNLFGKMANILEKIKNLFMWVQPELTQKLYVGLWVAFISSCLLPFKLLGFFIGVYAGIKFFIIDFIFKSCPKLRQRYDTPYIIWTNLPTDLQLKERGNTTLSRRPTATSTRGSASAAAPLGVSRDEDGGRYHSTKRGAFHEVFNLPESERPLTVCENGWRCCLINRDRKTPTDYIRNGVLYVTENHLCFESSSSRSGSSKRNKVIKLLDITDIQKYKVLSVLPGSGMGISIATPSTQKPMVFGAMIHRDEAFDAIFAQYMKIVGMATATEPET; encoded by the exons ATGCGGAAGCATCTGGACAGGATCCGCTTCCGGGGCCAGAGGCGGGACGAGTTCCTGGACCTGGTCGATTCGCCCTACACGTCGGACACAGAATGCACCGAGGAGGCCGTGACCAAAGCGCCGGTCTCCGTCAGGGAGGCGGAGGAGCTGAGGGAGGCGGAGGTAGAGCTGCACAGTGACGCTCAG GCTGGTCCAGGATCATTTTCTGCAGCTCTCCAAGACGACTCGAGGACGGATCTTaatgaggtcaaaggtcacctaGAAATCGCCTTGTTAGAGAAACACTTCCTGC AGGAGGAGCTGAGGAAACTCAAAGAGGAGTCCAACGTGGACTCTCTGAGACAGGAGCTGGAGAGGGAGCGCAGCAGGTGCACCGAGCTGGAGCAGAAGATCCACGACGTCCTGAAGCCCAG ACCTGAAGACTCCCCTTCTCAGACACCCAAAGCCCCGTCTCCGTCTccgtctcctcctccacctgcagTCAGCAGTACAG acaaacagaaagacactTTGTCCAACAGCGTCCTGAAATGGCTTTACGATCGTTTTGGCGTTTATATCGAGGACTTCAGCTTCCAACCGGAGGAGCACACGGTGGAGGCGGAGGAGCCGCTGAGTGCCAAGAG GTTGACTGAAAACATGAGGCGTCTCA AACGAGGATTCAGACCTCTGACCAACTTCAAGAGGAACCTTACTGCCCTGTCCAGCTGGAACTCTGTCTACACGTCAGCCATCGCATTCATc GTCTACATGTACGCAGCGTGGCATGGCTGGGCCGTCCCCATGTTCCTGTTCCTTGCCATCCTCCGACTGTCCCTAAATTGCCTCATCGCCAG AGGCTGGAGGATCCAGTGGAGCATCGTACCTGAAGTCTCAGAGCCGGTG GAGCCTCCCAAAGAAGACCTGACTGTCTCAGAGAAGTTCCAGCTGGTTCTGGACGTCGCTCAGAAAGCTCAG AATCTGTTTGGGAAGATGGCCAACATCCTggagaaaataaagaa TCTGTTCATGTGGGTTCAGCCCGAGTTGACTCAGAAGCTGTACGTTGGTCTGTGGGTGGCCTTCATCTCCTCCTGCCTGCTGCCGTTCAAACTGCTGGGATTCTTCATAG gTGTGTACGCAGGTATAAAGTTCTTCATCATCGACTTCATCTTCAAAAGCTGTCCCAAGCTGCGGCAGCGCTACGACACGCCCTACATCATCTGGACCAATCTACCCACCGACCTGCAGCTGAAGGAGCGCGGCAACACCACGCTGAGCAGACGG CCCACTGCGACGAGCACCCGAGGGAGCGCCAGCGCTGCAGCTCCTCTGGGTGTCAGCCGGGACGAGGACGGAGGACGGTACCACAGCACCAAGAGAGGAGCTTTCCATGAAGTCTTCAACCTGCCGGAGAGTGAGCGCCCTCTGACAG TGTGTGAGAACGGCTGGCGCTGCTGCCTCATcaacagagacaggaagacacCGACAGACTACATCCGCAACGGAGTCCTCTACGTCACCGAGAA TCATCTGTGTTTCGAGAGCTCCAGCTCCAGATCTGGATCCTCCAAGAGAAACAAAGTCATCAAACTGCTCGACATCACCGACATCCAGAAG TACAAAGTTCTGTCTGTGCTGCCTGGATCTGGGATGGGCATCTCCATAGCGACACCATCCACACAAAAG CCGATGGTGTTCGGCGCGATGATCCACAGAGACGAGGCCTTCGACGCCATCTTCGCTCAGTACATGAAGATCGTTGGCATGGCTACAGCCACCGAACCGGAGACATAG